In the genome of Plasmodium cynomolgi strain B DNA, scaffold: 0843, whole genome shotgun sequence, the window gaaaTTATATAATCAATCCGAAAATGAATTTCTCTCAGAAAAGTTTTATGATGCTATGGAGAACGTACCTGCGAACCTTCGTTATTATAATCAAAAATGTGATAGTATTATGGTAGAAAGAAAGAATAATGAAAACATAAATGAAGAGACATATATAgaggtaaataaaaagttagcagaaatgaaataaatatgtaaaagtatcgtagcatatttatattagtATTCATTATGGCATTTTCCGAAGTCTGACCACGATAAATGTGttctattaaattattgggtATACAGTAAATTGGATGGAATTTTTAGTTTTAATAATCTTTCTATTATTCTTCGAGCTTTTGCCCCACTCCAACAGATATGGAATGATATTGTTGAAATACTATCACGTAACAGTCGCTATAAAATATGTCGGCCAGACAATGTTACTATTATGCAAAAAGACTGgacgaaaagaaaagaattgtaCGATTATTATGTCGATTATGATTTTCTTTTACCTATGGCTCAAATCCATAAAAGCAATGAATgcacatattataataaactTAATGATAtgttttcattatataaaacCTTTGAGAAGGTATGTGAACCTAAAAGAGACAATTGTCCAGACGTCTTTTATAAATgccaggaaaaaaatattgagtctgcgataaaaaaattaacatgtgATGCTACACTTAAAAGTACAAGTTTACGCACTTTAATGGATAATCCTTCGCTTCAAGTTACAATCCACACAGAAAAGAATCAAGAACGTGAAGAACATTTTGATCTTGATATTAAAGATAATATTACTGTCGAATATGATACCGAGTTAGATAGAGAAAATTCCGGAATTGGAACAAAAGTTACTCATACAATTCT includes:
- a CDS encoding CYIR protein (putative;~vir-type antigen) — encoded protein: MENVPANLRYYNQKCDSIMVERKNNENINEETYIESDHDKCVLLNYWVYSKLDGIFSFNNLSIILRAFAPLQQIWNDIVEILSRNSRYKICRPDNVTIMQKDWTKRKELYDYYVDYDFLLPMAQIHKSNECTYYNKLNDMFSLYKTFEKVCEPKRDNCPDVFYKCQEKNIESAIKKLTCDATLKSTSLRTLMDNPSLQVTIHTEKNQEREEHFDLDIKDNITVEYDTELDRENSGIGTKVTHTILGGAPVYLTGTILYRVPGFVGSLEKQQIVRIQWIRFHLIHKKQAIRLSKIQQAIYLINLYKFNY